A DNA window from Pseudorasbora parva isolate DD20220531a chromosome 19, ASM2467924v1, whole genome shotgun sequence contains the following coding sequences:
- the scin gene encoding adseverin: protein MGLYHKEFEQAGKRSGLQIWRIEKMELVPVPDNLHGSFYIGDAYLVLHTVKQKNSRFYDLHFWLGKDCTQDESTAAAIYTIQMDDYLGGKPVQYRELQGFESNNFTSYFKGGITYKTGGVSSGFQHVVTNDHTARRLFHIKGRRTVRATEVPLAWASFNKGDCFIADLGAVIYQWCGSKCNKFERLKAAQVATGIRDNERNGRAQLVVVEEEQEPAEMIEVLGEKPEIPEGDDNEDAVADMSNRKMAKLYMVSDATGKMQVSLVSEENPFSQSDLLSEECFILDHGKNKMIFVWKGRNANPSERKEAMKTAEGFIKQMGYPENTQIQVLPEGGETPIFKQFFKSWKEKDQAEGLGRVFVTERIAKIQQAKFDASKLHASHQMAAQYNMVDDGTGKTQIWRVECGNTIGDTKVPVDPETYGQFYGGDCYIILYTYTKGEIIYTWQGSSSTIDELTASAFLTVELDRSLGGKAVQVRVTQGKEPPHLLSLFKDKPLIIYKNGTSRKGGQAPAPPTRLFQVRKNLGTITRICEVDAKASSLNTNDAYLLKLPQGNGYLWKGKGASEEEERGAKYMSEKLKCKTMPVTEGNEPEDFWKALGGKTEYQKSEMLESKTIIHPPRLFACSNKSGRFIIEEVPGEFNQDDLAEDDVMLLDVWDQVFVWIGKDANEVERTESVKSAKTYIETDPSGRDKETSVVVVKQGHEPPTFTGWFLGWDAARWDSDLMARAMESLQVN from the exons ATGGGGCTTTACCATAAAGAGTTTGAGCAGGCTGGCAAACGCTCCGGTCTCCAGATATGGAGAATTGAAAAGATGGAACTGGTCCCTGTGCCTGACAACTTACATGGAAGCTTCTACATAGGTGATGCCTATCTGGTGCTCCACACTGTCAAACAGAAGAACTCCCGTTTCTATGATCTGCATTTCTGGCTGG GTAAAGATTGCACCCAAGATGAAAGTACAGCAGCGGCCATCTATACCATTCAGATGGATGACTACCTGGGAGGAAAACCAGTCCAGTACCGTGAACTCCAGGGTTTTGAGTCCAACAACTTTACCAGCTACTTTAAAGGCGGGATTACATATAAG ACCGGAGGTGTGTCATCAGGATTTCAACACGTGGTCACCAATGATCATACTGCCCGCCGACTCTTCCACATCAAGGGCAGGCGCACTGTCCGGGCCACAGAAGTGCCTCTCGCCTGGGCCAGCTTCAACAAGGGCGACTGCTTTATAGCTGATCTGGGAGCG GTGATCTACCAGTGGTGTGGGTCTAAGTGCAACAAGTTTGAGCGCCTCAAAGCAGCACAGGTGGCTACTGGCATCCGAGACAACGAGAGGAATGGACGGGCCCAGCTGGTTGTTGTAGAAGAAGAACAGGAGCCTGCAGAGATGATCGAG GTTCTCGGTGAGAAGCCTGAAATCCCTGAAGGTGACGATAATGAGGATGCGGTTGCTGATATGTCAAACAGGAAAATGGCCAAACTTTACATG GTATCAGATGCAACAGGAAAAATGCAAGTGTCGCTAGTGTCAGAGGAGAATCCGTTTAGCCAAAGTGACCTGTTGTCTGAGGAATGCTTCATTCTAGACCATGGAAAAAACAAAATGATCTTTGTGTGGAAAG GCCGCAATGCAAATCCAAGTGAGAGGAAGGAAGCCATGAAAACAGCTGAAGGCTTCATTAAGCAGATGGGATATCCTGAAAACACCCAG ATCCAGGTCCTTCCTGAGGGTGGAGAGACACCCATCTTTAAGCAGTTCTTCAAAAGCTGGAAAGAGAAGGACCAGGCTGAGGGTCTAGGCAGAGTCTTTGTCACCGAGCGAATCGCAAAGATTCAGCAAGCCAAGTTTGATGCCTCAAAGCTGCATGCGTCTCATCAAATGGCTGCTCAGTACAACATGGTCGACGACGGCACTGGAAAAACCCAG ATTTGGAGAGTGGAGTGTGGTAATACCATAGGCGATACCAAGGTTCCTGTCGACCCAGAGACATACGGCCAGTTCTATGGAGGAGACTGCTACATCATTTTATATACTTACACCAAGGGAGAAATCATTTACACTTG GCAAGGTTCCAGCAGCACAATAGATGAACTGACAGCTTCAGCCTTTCTCACTGTTGAACTGGACCGTTCGCTGGGGGGGAAAGCTGTTCAG GTGCGAGTGACTCAAGGAAAGGAACCGCCTCATTTGCTGAGTCTCTTCAAAGACAAGCCTCTGATCATCTATAAGAATGGGACTTCTAGGAAAGGAGGACAGGCACCCGCACCTCCAACTCGCCTCTTTCAAGTGCGCAAGAACCTGGGCACCATTACACGAATTTGTGAG GTAGATGCTAAAGCATCAAGTTTGAACACCAATGATGCCTACCTGCTGAAGTTACCTCAGGGGAATGGGTACTTGTGGAAGGGGAAGGGAGCCAGCGAGGAAGAGGAACGAGGGGCAAAGTACATGAGtgagaagctgaagtgcaaAACCATGCCGGTTACTGAAGGAAATGAGCCTG AGGACTTCTGGAAGGCTCTGGGTGGAAAGACAGAATATCAGAAATCTGAGATGTTGGAGAGTAAAACTATTATACATCCTCCTCGACTGTTTGCCTGCTCCAACAAAAGCGGAAGGTTCATT ATTGAAGAAGTACCTGGTGAGTTTAACCAAGATGACCTGGCAGAGGATGATGTCATGTTACTGGATGTCTGGGATCAG GTGTTTGTGTGGATTGGTAAGGATGCCAATGAGGTGGAGAGAACTGAGTCTGTAAAATCTG CAAAGACTTACATTGAGACAGACCCATCGGGACGGGACAAGGAGACATCTGTGGTAGTGGTAAAGCAGGGGCATGAGCCCCCCACTTTCACCGGCTGGTTCCTTGGGTGGGATGCCGCACGATGGGACAGTGACCTCATGGCAAGAGCAATGGAATCACTGCAGGTTAACTGA